The following are encoded in a window of Amphibacillus xylanus NBRC 15112 genomic DNA:
- a CDS encoding Shedu anti-phage system protein SduA domain-containing protein: MDGKDIQLLEIKEARSGNVSYTKPVVIHQSSRTKVTVVPFYIDRSSGKELSVKILTQTKGKPPMDWLLVDEKSTSLNAEATLSLYSSLKKFLALSEQEENGEYIILKPANEEHSFGNHGPEEIAQAILGVLNRPEIAKHLVDKELSNELITAFRSSIRLQELRSAVAQLRQYLESGIKDEQKYQQWCEEHPWAFGNSFVVNDDVRAISASDKVDLMLPTVITGYRDLVELKRPDMEVLNYDSSHNNYYFTSEVSKVIGQCHRYLDVFQEEAARGLRDHPEIVAYHPKATIVIGRSNDWTKEKHRALHGLNSRLNSITIITYDQLLAQGERMIDIVSEGYNE; this comes from the coding sequence GTGGATGGTAAAGATATACAATTATTAGAAATTAAAGAGGCCAGATCTGGAAACGTATCCTATACCAAACCAGTTGTTATCCATCAATCATCTAGAACAAAAGTTACAGTAGTTCCGTTTTATATAGATAGGAGCTCAGGTAAGGAGCTATCTGTAAAGATATTAACTCAAACAAAGGGAAAACCACCTATGGATTGGTTATTAGTAGATGAAAAATCAACAAGCCTAAATGCAGAAGCAACTCTCTCTTTATATAGTAGCTTGAAAAAGTTTCTAGCATTATCTGAACAGGAAGAGAACGGAGAATACATTATTTTAAAACCAGCAAATGAGGAACATTCATTTGGTAATCATGGACCGGAAGAAATTGCACAAGCTATCTTAGGGGTATTAAATAGACCTGAAATTGCAAAACACTTAGTAGATAAAGAATTAAGTAATGAATTAATCACGGCCTTTAGGAGCTCAATACGCCTGCAGGAACTACGTTCAGCAGTTGCACAATTAAGACAATATCTAGAAAGTGGTATTAAAGATGAACAAAAGTATCAGCAATGGTGTGAGGAACACCCTTGGGCATTTGGAAACTCTTTTGTAGTAAATGATGATGTAAGAGCGATTTCCGCATCCGATAAAGTTGATTTGATGTTGCCTACTGTTATAACAGGATATAGAGACTTAGTAGAACTAAAAAGACCTGACATGGAAGTGTTAAATTACGATAGTTCTCATAATAACTACTACTTTACTTCTGAAGTATCAAAAGTAATAGGTCAATGCCATAGATATTTAGATGTATTTCAGGAAGAAGCAGCTAGAGGATTGAGAGACCATCCGGAAATCGTTGCATACCATCCAAAAGCAACTATTGTAATAGGACGTTCCAATGACTGGACTAAAGAAAAACACAGAGCCTTACATGGCCTAAATAGTAGACTAAACTCAATAACTATTATTACCTATGATCAATTATTAGCGCAAGGTGAAAGAATGATAGATATAGTAAGTGAGGGTTATAATGAATAA
- a CDS encoding DUF6518 family protein, with product MKDFLNDIRKPTQMPRSRKILYSSLIFMLGVILGTISKLLDETASNLLPYFLEQLDLRNFFSRMGIWLFLAVVIAIYSKSPIRSALNVLIFFVGMVGSYYLYTVLIAGFYPKTYMMIWIAMTLISPLLAFICWYAKGRGVIATLISSFIIVAISRQAFAFGFWYFNIKYSLEFLVWIATIVVLYQSPKQISKVLVIGMLLYFATAQLNIFWGML from the coding sequence ATGAAAGATTTTTTAAATGACATTCGTAAACCTACGCAGATGCCACGATCGAGAAAAATATTATATTCTAGTTTGATATTTATGTTAGGGGTAATTTTAGGGACGATTTCAAAGCTCCTAGACGAAACGGCAAGTAACCTATTACCTTACTTCCTAGAACAATTGGATTTAAGGAACTTTTTTTCACGAATGGGGATTTGGCTTTTCCTTGCTGTTGTAATAGCGATTTATAGTAAATCGCCAATCAGATCTGCGTTAAATGTACTCATATTTTTTGTCGGCATGGTAGGCAGTTACTATCTCTATACAGTGCTAATCGCTGGCTTTTACCCTAAAACATATATGATGATTTGGATTGCGATGACATTAATCTCACCTCTGTTAGCTTTTATCTGTTGGTATGCAAAAGGACGAGGAGTAATCGCTACTTTAATTTCATCGTTTATCATTGTGGCTATTTCAAGACAGGCATTTGCATTTGGCTTTTGGTATTTTAATATTAAATATTCACTCGAATTTTTAGTTTGGATCGCTACGATCGTAGTATTATATCAATCGCCAAAACAGATTAGTAAAGTGCTGGTCATAGGGATGCTATTATACTTTGCAACTGCTCAACTAAATATATTTTGGGGAATGTTATGA
- a CDS encoding SurA N-terminal domain-containing protein — MKQIKVSLLIIMSLCIGLVACGDKEEKEAEKQDLEEPTEIVEVPDVAEVPEETEEPIEVEQIVSDDERVDETELVLIVNGEEVYGDRYNLAYLEVKNRLVQAETLPEDLTEVHDEAMGELINHTLLAQDAKDKGIVVTSREVDEIFEDTKAQFESEAEFYQILDQLPYTEDVFREILAKSLLQQLYITQEFNDIAISNDEIEEFYDILADQLENPPALEEIRTDIHNQLLQTEIQMALTDRINQLKKVAEIEVILEK, encoded by the coding sequence ATGAAACAGATCAAAGTATCGTTATTAATAATTATGAGTTTATGTATTGGACTTGTTGCTTGTGGTGATAAAGAGGAAAAAGAAGCAGAAAAGCAGGATCTAGAAGAACCAACTGAAATTGTCGAGGTTCCTGATGTAGCTGAAGTTCCTGAAGAGACCGAGGAACCAATTGAAGTTGAACAAATTGTTTCAGATGATGAGCGAGTTGATGAAACTGAACTAGTGTTAATCGTAAATGGTGAAGAGGTTTATGGTGATCGCTATAATTTAGCATATCTTGAAGTGAAAAATCGCTTAGTTCAAGCTGAAACATTGCCAGAAGATTTAACAGAAGTACATGATGAGGCGATGGGTGAATTAATTAACCATACTTTACTTGCTCAAGATGCGAAGGACAAAGGGATTGTTGTCACAAGTCGAGAAGTAGATGAAATTTTTGAAGACACAAAAGCTCAATTTGAGTCTGAAGCGGAATTTTATCAAATACTCGATCAGCTACCATATACTGAGGACGTTTTCCGTGAAATTTTAGCAAAATCATTATTACAGCAATTGTACATTACGCAAGAATTCAACGATATTGCAATTTCAAATGATGAAATTGAGGAGTTTTATGATATTTTAGCAGACCAGCTAGAAAATCCCCCAGCACTAGAAGAGATTCGAACTGATATACACAATCAATTATTACAAACTGAAATTCAAATGGCTTTGACGGACCGAATCAATCAGTTGAAAAAAGTTGCAGAGATAGAAGTGATTTTAGAAAAATAG
- a CDS encoding cold-shock protein encodes MAYYNNRREPVEEVDTKIWSCTNEECAGWMRVDYSFDEKPACPLCESEMVQETKVLPKITK; translated from the coding sequence GTGGCTTATTACAATAATAGGCGTGAACCAGTTGAAGAGGTAGATACAAAAATTTGGTCATGTACAAATGAAGAATGTGCTGGCTGGATGCGCGTCGATTATTCATTTGATGAAAAACCAGCTTGTCCACTTTGTGAATCGGAAATGGTTCAAGAAACAAAAGTACTTCCTAAGATTACAAAATAA
- a CDS encoding aldo/keto reductase, with amino-acid sequence MQYRKIGQTDLDVSVIGVGTWQFGGEWGVNFSQNQVDEILNQAREEGINLIDTAECYGDHLSERLIGDYLKRHQREDWIVATKFGHHFHSPFERTRHVDADAVLKQLDRSLKALNTDYIDLYQSHSLEDEEFNNDDLWTMLDKQKQAGKIRYLGLSLQNDASIHQTNMAKEVGADALQLVYNRLTQSPEEEIFPIAQKDQLGILARVPLASGYLSGKYKPGAQFSSNDVRSRYDKAEQQAMLEKVEQIKREEVPAGVPMATWALAWCLQHPAVTTVIPGCKSKEQVISNAAAVKLDLVSPDHPQFVK; translated from the coding sequence ATGCAATATCGTAAAATTGGACAAACTGATCTTGACGTTTCTGTTATCGGTGTTGGCACCTGGCAATTCGGTGGCGAATGGGGTGTTAACTTCAGCCAAAATCAGGTTGATGAGATTTTAAATCAAGCTCGTGAAGAAGGGATTAATTTAATTGATACAGCTGAATGTTATGGTGATCACCTGTCTGAACGTTTAATCGGTGATTATTTAAAGCGACATCAGCGTGAGGATTGGATCGTGGCAACGAAATTCGGCCATCACTTCCATTCACCTTTCGAACGAACACGTCATGTCGATGCAGATGCTGTTTTGAAGCAACTAGACCGATCATTAAAGGCGCTTAATACTGATTATATTGATCTTTACCAATCTCATTCGTTAGAGGATGAGGAATTTAATAATGATGATCTATGGACGATGCTTGATAAGCAAAAGCAAGCGGGGAAAATTCGTTACTTAGGACTATCATTACAAAATGATGCAAGTATTCATCAAACAAATATGGCTAAAGAAGTCGGTGCTGATGCTCTACAGCTTGTTTACAATCGTTTGACGCAATCACCGGAGGAAGAAATTTTTCCAATTGCTCAAAAAGATCAGCTCGGAATTTTAGCTCGCGTTCCACTTGCAAGTGGCTATTTAAGTGGAAAATATAAGCCTGGTGCACAGTTTAGCTCAAACGACGTGCGCTCTCGTTATGATAAAGCTGAACAACAAGCGATGTTAGAAAAAGTTGAGCAGATTAAACGTGAAGAGGTTCCGGCTGGTGTACCGATGGCAACATGGGCGCTTGCTTGGTGTCTACAGCACCCCGCAGTTACAACAGTTATCCCAGGCTGTAAATCAAAAGAACAAGTGATCAGCAACGCAGCAGCTGTTAAATTAGATCTTGTATCGCCTGACCATCCTCAATTTGTTAAGTAA
- the glpK gene encoding glycerol kinase GlpK, producing MEKKYILTIDQGTTSTRAFLVNKKGEIVATAQREFEQFFPQPGWVEHDANEIWTSVLAVMADALRKADVHAREVASIGIANQRETTVIWERDTGKPIYHALVWQSRQTEAICQELRAAGHEQMIKDKTGLVIDPYFSATKIKWLLDHVEGARDKAERGELQFGTIETWLIYKLSGGKLHITDYSNASRTMLFNIHELKWDEELLDLLNIPASLLPQVRPSSEIYGSTVDYHFFGQETPIAGAAGDQQAALFGQACFETGMVKNTYGTGCFMLMPTGKKAIQSKNGLLTTIAWGLNGEITYALEGSVFVAGSAVQWLRDGLKMLENAKDSEPLATAVESTEGVYFVPAFVGLGTPYWDSDARGAMFGITRGTTREHIARATLESIAYQSKDVLETMEQDSGIKVKQLRVDGGAVKNNFLMQFQSDILNVPVERPIINETTAIGAAYLAGLAVGFWQDINEIASHWEREHLFEAKMSEAKRQELYQGWKKAVAATRQYK from the coding sequence ATGGAGAAGAAATATATTCTAACAATCGATCAAGGAACGACAAGTACGCGAGCATTTCTTGTCAATAAAAAGGGCGAAATTGTCGCAACAGCTCAACGTGAGTTTGAACAGTTTTTCCCACAGCCTGGTTGGGTTGAACACGATGCAAACGAAATCTGGACGTCTGTATTAGCGGTAATGGCTGATGCATTAAGAAAAGCTGATGTCCATGCCCGCGAAGTCGCAAGTATTGGAATCGCCAATCAACGAGAGACGACGGTCATTTGGGAACGTGATACAGGTAAACCAATATACCATGCGCTTGTTTGGCAATCACGTCAAACAGAAGCGATTTGTCAGGAGCTAAGAGCAGCTGGACATGAACAGATGATCAAGGACAAGACGGGACTAGTCATTGATCCTTACTTTTCTGCGACAAAAATAAAATGGTTACTAGACCACGTTGAAGGAGCACGTGACAAGGCTGAACGTGGTGAGCTTCAGTTTGGAACGATCGAAACTTGGTTAATTTATAAACTATCAGGCGGTAAGCTACATATAACTGACTACTCAAACGCATCACGAACAATGCTATTTAATATCCATGAACTAAAGTGGGACGAGGAATTACTAGATTTACTCAATATTCCAGCAAGTCTATTACCACAGGTCCGTCCTTCATCAGAGATTTACGGCTCGACAGTGGACTATCACTTTTTCGGTCAAGAAACGCCAATCGCTGGAGCTGCTGGTGACCAACAAGCCGCATTGTTTGGACAAGCATGCTTTGAAACAGGTATGGTAAAAAACACATACGGTACAGGTTGCTTTATGCTGATGCCAACTGGTAAAAAAGCAATTCAATCAAAAAATGGTCTACTCACGACAATTGCATGGGGATTAAATGGAGAGATTACATATGCTCTTGAAGGTAGTGTATTCGTTGCCGGATCTGCTGTTCAATGGTTGAGAGATGGACTAAAAATGTTAGAAAATGCAAAGGATAGCGAACCCCTTGCCACTGCAGTCGAATCAACAGAAGGCGTCTATTTTGTCCCTGCATTCGTTGGATTAGGCACACCGTATTGGGACAGTGATGCAAGAGGTGCAATGTTTGGCATTACGCGAGGAACAACAAGGGAACATATCGCACGTGCAACATTAGAATCAATCGCATACCAAAGTAAAGATGTGCTCGAAACGATGGAGCAAGACTCTGGAATCAAGGTTAAACAGCTACGCGTTGATGGTGGCGCTGTTAAAAATAACTTCCTAATGCAATTTCAAAGTGACATTTTAAATGTGCCAGTCGAAAGACCAATTATTAATGAAACGACCGCAATAGGCGCAGCATATTTAGCTGGCTTAGCAGTAGGCTTTTGGCAAGACATCAATGAAATTGCATCACACTGGGAACGAGAGCATTTGTTTGAAGCGAAGATGAGTGAAGCAAAACGACAAGAGCTTTACCAAGGCTGGAAAAAAGCAGTCGCCGCAACAAGACAATATAAATAA